One genomic window of Maribacter aquivivus includes the following:
- the lysS gene encoding lysine--tRNA ligase, whose translation MQLSEQELIRREKLEKLRALGINPYPAALYPVDATSASIKSNYEEGKKVIVAGRLMSRRIQGKASFAELQDSTGRIQVYFNRDEICTGEDKTLYNDVYKKLLDIGDIIGIEGDLFTTQVGEKTIMVKKFTMLSKSLRPLPLPKKDAEGKVYDEFNDPELRYRQRYVDLVVNPKVKETFIKRTKITTSIREFYNAAGYLEVETPILQPIPGGATARPFLTHHNALNIPLYLRIANELYLKRLIVGGFDGVYEFSKDFRNEGMDRTHNPEFTVMELYVAYKDYNWMMDTTEKLLEKIAIDSNGATKITVGEHEIEFKAPYARVPILEAIKIHTGYDVAGMPEDELRETAKKLGLEVDETMGIGKLIDEIFGEKCEHFYVQPTFITDYPKEMSPLTKEHRDNPALTERFELMVNGKELANAYSELNDPIDQRERFEDQLKLSEKGDDEAMFIDQDFLRALEYGMPPTSGIGIGIDRLVMLMTNNASIQEVLFFPQMRPEKKPLQLSENEKVIFDILKAEKKMELDALKTKSDLSNKAWDKGIKGITKQQLAKIYKEDDVLLVEILK comes from the coding sequence ATGCAATTATCGGAGCAAGAGCTTATCAGAAGAGAAAAATTAGAGAAATTAAGAGCACTAGGTATTAATCCTTATCCAGCTGCTTTATATCCTGTAGATGCTACATCTGCAAGTATCAAATCTAATTATGAAGAAGGTAAAAAGGTAATTGTTGCCGGTAGATTAATGTCTCGTCGTATTCAGGGGAAAGCATCTTTTGCCGAACTACAAGATAGTACCGGTCGTATTCAGGTATATTTTAATAGAGATGAAATTTGTACTGGTGAAGATAAAACCTTGTACAACGATGTTTACAAGAAATTACTTGATATTGGCGATATCATTGGTATAGAAGGTGACCTTTTTACCACGCAAGTAGGTGAAAAAACGATTATGGTGAAAAAATTTACCATGCTTAGTAAATCGCTAAGACCTTTGCCATTACCTAAAAAGGATGCAGAAGGTAAAGTTTATGATGAGTTCAACGACCCAGAATTACGCTACCGCCAACGTTATGTTGATTTGGTTGTTAACCCAAAGGTGAAAGAAACATTCATTAAAAGAACTAAAATAACAACCAGTATTCGTGAGTTTTATAATGCAGCTGGGTATTTAGAAGTAGAGACTCCGATCTTACAACCTATACCTGGTGGTGCAACTGCACGTCCGTTTTTAACACACCATAATGCATTAAATATTCCTTTATACCTAAGAATTGCTAACGAACTCTACCTTAAGAGGTTAATTGTTGGTGGTTTTGATGGTGTTTATGAATTCTCAAAAGATTTTAGAAACGAAGGAATGGACCGTACCCATAACCCAGAATTTACTGTAATGGAATTGTATGTTGCATACAAAGATTACAACTGGATGATGGATACCACAGAGAAACTATTGGAGAAAATTGCAATAGATTCCAACGGAGCTACTAAAATTACCGTGGGCGAGCATGAAATTGAATTTAAAGCTCCATATGCACGTGTGCCAATTCTAGAAGCTATAAAGATACACACCGGTTATGATGTTGCTGGTATGCCTGAAGATGAACTTCGTGAAACTGCCAAGAAATTAGGTCTTGAAGTTGACGAAACCATGGGTATTGGTAAATTGATCGATGAGATATTCGGTGAAAAATGTGAGCACTTCTACGTGCAACCAACATTTATTACTGACTACCCTAAAGAAATGAGTCCGCTTACCAAAGAGCACAGAGACAACCCTGCATTGACAGAGCGTTTTGAGCTGATGGTTAATGGTAAAGAGCTGGCTAACGCTTACTCTGAGCTTAATGACCCCATCGACCAAAGAGAGCGTTTTGAAGATCAATTGAAGCTTTCTGAAAAAGGAGATGATGAGGCTATGTTCATTGACCAAGATTTTCTTAGAGCTCTTGAATATGGTATGCCCCCAACTTCTGGTATTGGTATTGGTATTGACCGTTTGGTGATGTTGATGACCAATAATGCGTCAATACAAGAAGTATTGTTCTTTCCACAAATGAGACCAGAAAAGAAGCCTTTACAACTGTCTGAAAATGAAAAGGTAATTTTCGATATTCTAAAGGCGGAGAAGAAAATGGAGCTTGACGCCCTTAAAACAAAGTCTGACTTAAGTAACAAAGCTTGGGACAAAGGCATTAAAGGGATTACAAAGCAACAATTGGCTAAAATCTATAAAGAAGATGATGTTCTTTTAGTGGAAATTTTAAAATAG
- a CDS encoding SLC13 family permease has translation MNLSSKIGLFTGPIIFFIILFLPNVLISENADAVIAVALWMVIWWVTEAVSISVTALLPLLLFPILKVMPIGDVGANYGSPIVFLFFGGFVMALALEKVNLHKRIALNIIRLTGTTANKVVLGFMIATAVLSMWISNTASTVVMLPIAMSVINLLIEDEDGFTKRDRNFALSVMLGIAFAANAGGIATVIGTPPNSVLIGLLENEYNIEISFLKWMVIGLPFSLIMITICYFVLVKVFFPTQGLKFKASKTIIHEELQKLGPTSGKEKMVLAIFGVTIFLWVFRTLINSIFPSLGLSDTLISMFAAITLFALPYNLKKGDFILQWKDTQKLAWGILILFGGGLSLAKGMSVSGIVDLVAAVIGQSDLSILLTASLLIILMLFMTELMSNVALVAVLAPVVAGIAIGLGLPITYLLIPITIASSCAFMLPMATPPNAIVFASGYIKVHEMARAGIILNLIAVLLLIGLFQFVLPLIF, from the coding sequence ATGAATTTAAGTAGCAAAATAGGTCTGTTTACAGGGCCTATCATATTTTTCATTATCCTTTTTTTACCCAATGTACTTATCTCTGAAAATGCAGATGCTGTAATTGCTGTTGCGCTTTGGATGGTTATTTGGTGGGTTACCGAAGCTGTCTCCATATCTGTTACCGCACTATTGCCATTGCTGCTTTTTCCTATTTTAAAAGTGATGCCCATTGGAGATGTTGGCGCAAATTATGGCAGCCCCATAGTTTTTCTATTCTTTGGTGGGTTTGTAATGGCTTTAGCTTTAGAGAAAGTCAATCTTCACAAAAGAATTGCCCTTAATATCATTAGACTTACGGGTACAACGGCTAATAAAGTAGTGCTCGGTTTTATGATTGCCACTGCCGTATTAAGCATGTGGATCAGTAATACAGCCAGTACTGTAGTTATGCTGCCCATTGCTATGTCCGTTATTAATCTGTTAATTGAAGACGAAGACGGTTTTACAAAACGAGACCGCAATTTTGCTTTAAGTGTCATGTTAGGGATTGCATTTGCTGCAAATGCTGGTGGTATTGCAACAGTTATTGGCACTCCCCCAAATTCAGTTCTAATTGGCTTATTAGAAAATGAATACAATATTGAAATATCATTTCTCAAATGGATGGTCATAGGGCTTCCGTTTTCCCTAATTATGATTACTATTTGTTACTTTGTTCTGGTAAAAGTTTTTTTTCCGACTCAGGGTTTAAAATTTAAAGCATCTAAAACAATTATTCATGAAGAGCTTCAAAAATTAGGTCCTACCTCAGGAAAAGAAAAAATGGTTCTTGCCATATTTGGAGTTACCATTTTCCTTTGGGTTTTTAGAACCTTAATCAATTCGATATTTCCGAGTTTAGGCTTATCTGATACACTGATCAGCATGTTTGCAGCCATCACACTATTCGCATTACCTTATAATCTTAAAAAAGGAGATTTTATCTTGCAATGGAAAGACACCCAAAAGCTCGCATGGGGAATTCTAATTCTATTCGGTGGCGGACTCTCATTAGCCAAAGGTATGTCGGTTTCTGGTATTGTAGATTTAGTAGCAGCAGTTATCGGGCAAAGTGATTTGAGCATTCTACTCACCGCGTCTTTATTGATCATACTAATGTTGTTTATGACAGAGCTAATGAGCAATGTAGCACTTGTTGCCGTTCTTGCCCCTGTAGTGGCTGGTATAGCTATTGGTTTAGGTCTACCTATTACTTATTTACTAATACCTATTACCATTGCCAGTAGTTGTGCTTTTATGCTACCAATGGCTACACCACCAAATGCCATCGTTTTTGCAAGTGGTTATATTAAGGTTCATGAAATGGCGCGTGCAGGTATTATTCTAAATCTAATAGCAGTACTATTATTAATCGGGCTATTTCAATTTGTACTACCACTAATATTTTAA
- a CDS encoding zinc-dependent metalloprotease codes for MKRKLLVKLLLFVCVFGYQNAEAQIFKKKKKNTEQEASKSSKDKIQPYNKVITKDAVSDAGLFTTHVVDENHFFEIPDSLFNKEMLMVSRISKTASGIGFGGGKINTQVLRWEKKDKKVLLRVVSHDVVAADSLPVHEAVLNSNFEPVLYSFDIKAVQKDSLNPTTVIEVNDIFIKDTKAFGMPDRFRKRYKVSRLDEGRGYIESIKSYPLNVEVRHIKTYLASAAPSNQSLGSISVEINNSMVLLPEEQMKRRYFDERVGWFARGQVDYGLEAQESKTIKFLDRWRLEVKDEDAEKFKNGELVEPKKQIIYYVDRATPKKWVPFIKQGIEDWQIAFEAAGFKNAIIAKEAPTEEEDPEWSPEDVRYSVVRYLASPIPNANGPHVSDPRSGEILESDINWYHNVMTLLRNWYFVQTAAINPAARGVSFDDDVMGRLIRFVSSHEVGHTLGLPHNMGSSVAYPVDSLRSKTFTKKYGTAPSIMDYARFNYIAQPGDEGVALMPDIGVYDKYAIQWGYKPIPNTTAEEEKSILDKWIMAHAGDPLYRFGHQQVGDIVDPSSQTEDLGDDAMKAGEYGIANLKRIVPKLIEWTAEDGKTYEDLDKLYGQVFSQFNRYMGHVSNNIGGVYENHKTYDQEGAVYTAVPKAKQQRAMVFLHEQLFNTPMWMLDQDILERTEYSGFLEQMRSMQVRTLNNVLSLGKMARLIENETIDKSKAYSLAQMMSELRKGIWSEAKNGKAVDTYRRNLQKAHIDRLEFLLTADNQAKASDFGGYRKSTVVNTSQSDIRTIARAELNILKRDIRNARNRTSDMMTKYHYDDVSERINVILDPK; via the coding sequence ATGAAAAGAAAATTACTCGTAAAATTATTGCTGTTTGTATGTGTTTTCGGCTATCAAAATGCCGAAGCCCAAATTTTTAAAAAGAAGAAAAAAAATACTGAACAAGAAGCCAGTAAATCATCAAAAGACAAAATTCAACCTTACAACAAGGTTATTACAAAAGATGCTGTTAGCGATGCAGGACTCTTTACCACCCACGTAGTTGACGAGAATCACTTTTTTGAAATTCCAGATTCACTATTCAATAAAGAAATGTTGATGGTAAGCCGTATTTCTAAAACGGCATCAGGTATTGGTTTTGGTGGTGGAAAAATTAATACACAGGTACTGCGATGGGAAAAAAAAGATAAAAAGGTGTTGCTTCGTGTAGTATCGCATGATGTGGTTGCCGCAGATTCTTTACCTGTTCATGAAGCTGTTCTAAACTCCAATTTTGAGCCAGTTTTATATTCTTTTGATATTAAAGCTGTTCAAAAAGATTCTCTAAACCCAACTACGGTTATTGAGGTTAATGATATTTTTATAAAAGATACCAAAGCTTTTGGTATGCCAGATAGATTTAGAAAAAGATATAAGGTATCTCGTTTAGATGAAGGCCGAGGCTATATTGAATCGATTAAGAGTTACCCTTTAAATGTAGAGGTACGCCACATTAAAACATATTTGGCAAGTGCCGCACCTAGTAACCAGAGTTTAGGTTCTATTTCTGTAGAAATCAATAACTCAATGGTATTGTTACCTGAAGAACAGATGAAGCGCCGTTATTTTGACGAACGTGTTGGTTGGTTTGCTCGTGGTCAAGTAGATTATGGTTTAGAAGCTCAAGAGAGTAAGACCATCAAATTTTTAGACAGATGGCGTTTAGAAGTGAAAGATGAAGATGCCGAAAAATTTAAGAATGGCGAATTGGTAGAGCCTAAAAAACAAATTATCTATTATGTAGATAGAGCTACACCTAAAAAATGGGTGCCTTTTATTAAACAAGGTATAGAAGATTGGCAAATTGCTTTTGAAGCTGCAGGTTTTAAAAATGCAATTATCGCCAAAGAAGCCCCAACGGAAGAAGAAGATCCAGAATGGTCTCCTGAAGATGTTCGCTATTCTGTAGTGCGTTATTTAGCATCACCAATACCAAATGCTAACGGACCACATGTTAGTGACCCACGAAGTGGTGAAATATTAGAATCTGATATCAATTGGTATCATAATGTAATGACTCTTTTAAGAAACTGGTACTTTGTACAAACAGCAGCTATTAATCCGGCAGCTAGGGGCGTTTCTTTTGATGATGATGTAATGGGTCGCTTAATCCGTTTTGTATCGTCTCACGAAGTTGGACACACGTTAGGATTACCACATAACATGGGTAGTAGCGTTGCTTACCCTGTAGATTCGCTTCGTTCTAAAACTTTTACAAAGAAATACGGCACCGCTCCATCGATAATGGATTATGCTCGTTTCAATTACATAGCACAACCTGGTGATGAAGGTGTTGCATTAATGCCAGACATTGGTGTTTACGATAAGTATGCTATTCAATGGGGATATAAACCTATACCAAATACCACTGCAGAAGAAGAGAAATCTATATTAGATAAATGGATTATGGCACATGCAGGTGATCCTTTATATCGCTTTGGACACCAACAGGTAGGTGACATTGTAGATCCAAGCTCACAGACAGAAGATTTAGGTGATGACGCCATGAAAGCTGGAGAATACGGTATTGCCAACCTTAAAAGGATTGTTCCTAAATTAATTGAGTGGACAGCAGAAGACGGTAAGACTTATGAAGACCTAGATAAGTTATACGGACAAGTATTTTCTCAATTCAATAGATACATGGGGCATGTTTCTAATAACATTGGCGGAGTATATGAAAATCATAAAACATATGATCAAGAAGGTGCTGTATATACTGCGGTACCAAAAGCGAAACAACAAAGAGCAATGGTTTTTCTTCATGAACAGCTTTTCAATACTCCAATGTGGATGTTAGATCAAGATATTTTGGAGCGCACAGAGTACTCTGGCTTCTTAGAGCAAATGCGTTCTATGCAAGTACGTACATTAAACAATGTATTAAGCTTAGGTAAAATGGCGAGATTAATTGAAAATGAGACCATAGATAAGTCTAAAGCATATTCTCTTGCACAAATGATGAGCGAATTAAGAAAAGGCATTTGGTCTGAAGCTAAAAACGGCAAAGCCGTAGATACCTACAGAAGAAACTTACAAAAAGCGCATATAGATCGTTTAGAATTTTTACTAACAGCAGACAATCAAGCGAAAGCTTCTGATTTCGGTGGCTACAGAAAATCAACAGTTGTCAACACTAGCCAATCTGACATTAGGACTATTGCAAGAGCAGAACTGAACATTTTAAAGCGCGATATTAGAAATGCACGTAATAGAACCTCAGATATGATGACTAAATATCATTACGACGATGTTTCTGAGCGTATTAACGTCATTTTAGACCCTAAGTAA
- a CDS encoding DUF2194 domain-containing protein, with product MISKKIGYLLLLIAFSLLTSCQQELYKSNNKFNIPEKSTEEPLVQFLIEPTNYSAILETENLAKAFDYSKIAHKTLWINQFNEKLTIAPTTRVITVHETAGLSTIAIDSLLKFVSKGGTLFVTKAAKDERMSYFFGLTPDADWSTNKEASGLFFNKALFPGMQGRGFDNKTVHLGFDGANFSSNVNVLVAAHNTKEYPVLIENRIGNGKVILYNSSQILKKEMRGLLFSASLLGLEGIPYPIANIGTLFLDDFPTSMYDDKGKAINVQKGISKSEMLKADWWPKMKKLAQEEDIKYSAYVTFNANEKNTGDPNFKSWDQTGLLDGKNDNGTNKWLTNEFTNRGHELGFRGYNDLPLSKKLWKDTDLILDNAKASANKWEDNVSKTLPNSYVAPDNQIDSLGLIALKKGFPSLNFLHTSFLGDVYKGGNREFDPDPLNNRFFDYPRLSSGYTISQKEQWAIESTYLYTGIWSHVLNTNDILKIGSTSNAIGELKKHIVDYKKRHPYMKFLTAKQSTEAAMDWRYQSIRHLSYEGQYEVSSSLNTDEKKDSYWLMYVEENNNVKVHESLSLDQAEFSSVPLLNGFLYSIKTKTPNISVPDIRPEIRTLIGTTSTLITNTKSDYKSYNKSKQTMVPLKQKIDRLVVEEKSEEASNLMEKLFKDNKFINSQQIVTYAKSMEAQGKTDQLWSQLNELYLKNPSSSYADFSRDISSVSNYPSPTVKKMWMERQMEWGQNDVTILKEYYDNFNTDDNTKIIEQVLEVLYTIEPTDQNKFAYYEFLAKSNDEDLIKKLDNIEPCSISNRDLATSISQVYADKLNFEKAGQWQKCGNISPEIVKEWKEKTRTIESKKFTDFEYYARYLLVNDPDKAVQELRDIETCRPDLVRLSKNIALLFAEYTQYQKALDWSTCTNTIPVAKLLDWNLEFANGRYLNKVYENHIEKNPRDYNTMSHMAKLLLLKGDVNGAGEIAMKIPPSKIDPDFKIAFNNEVKATSDEKQSLYISKFKVLMDDAIVKKSEVEARKKKGHSIGLTSTAIADEFNPTLFNNTFDFGFYNKKLDFHQFSIVQGTAYSVLKDTIVPNDIGRDLLGVAYLYKKESNEKSPFYVGAKAELDNFNKIFFHFKTGIDFIGDTSKSSLVLKAHPVTTGPGYDLNIYDIQVKATQEFEYSSNLNHEFYIKADYYTDSQYYAIGGTRVEYNLLNLDKFKLGPLVEGAYGVGSEDRRNGFPYWLTEDRLFAGGGLQFQLGNDDSDFNLKSDFSLFAEQDEDSFQRYEGELSYRIKNFTTINLNYSYFTIDQFFSNAVQLGIQYNFK from the coding sequence ATGATATCAAAAAAAATAGGTTATTTATTACTTCTTATAGCCTTTAGTTTATTGACCAGTTGTCAACAAGAACTATACAAGTCTAACAACAAGTTTAATATTCCTGAAAAGAGCACCGAAGAACCTCTTGTTCAGTTTTTAATAGAGCCTACAAATTATAGCGCTATTCTTGAAACCGAGAATTTGGCAAAAGCTTTTGACTATTCTAAAATTGCCCATAAAACTTTATGGATAAACCAATTTAACGAGAAACTTACTATTGCACCTACAACCAGAGTTATAACGGTACACGAAACTGCAGGGCTAAGTACCATTGCCATAGACAGTCTTTTAAAGTTTGTTTCTAAAGGTGGAACCTTATTCGTTACTAAAGCTGCCAAAGATGAGCGTATGTCGTACTTTTTTGGATTGACACCTGATGCTGACTGGAGCACGAACAAAGAAGCGTCTGGTCTGTTTTTCAACAAAGCCCTTTTTCCTGGTATGCAAGGACGTGGTTTTGACAATAAAACTGTTCACTTAGGTTTTGACGGAGCTAACTTTTCTAGCAACGTAAATGTTCTGGTAGCGGCACATAATACTAAAGAATATCCTGTTTTAATTGAGAATAGAATAGGTAACGGAAAAGTTATTCTATATAACTCATCCCAAATTCTCAAAAAAGAAATGAGAGGTCTTTTATTTTCTGCAAGTTTACTAGGACTTGAAGGTATTCCGTATCCTATTGCAAATATTGGAACTCTATTTCTAGATGATTTTCCAACGTCTATGTATGATGATAAAGGAAAAGCTATTAACGTACAAAAAGGTATCAGTAAATCTGAGATGCTAAAGGCTGATTGGTGGCCCAAAATGAAAAAACTTGCTCAAGAAGAAGATATCAAGTACTCCGCCTACGTAACTTTTAATGCCAATGAAAAAAATACTGGCGATCCTAATTTTAAAAGCTGGGATCAAACTGGGTTATTAGACGGTAAAAATGATAACGGCACCAATAAATGGCTTACCAATGAATTTACCAATAGAGGCCATGAACTTGGTTTTCGTGGGTACAACGACTTACCGCTTTCTAAAAAATTATGGAAAGACACTGATCTTATTTTAGACAACGCCAAAGCTTCTGCCAATAAATGGGAAGATAATGTTTCAAAAACATTACCTAACTCTTACGTTGCCCCAGATAATCAAATAGATAGTCTAGGTCTTATAGCACTAAAGAAGGGGTTTCCTAGCTTAAACTTTCTACACACTTCTTTTTTAGGAGATGTTTATAAAGGTGGCAATAGAGAGTTTGACCCAGACCCATTAAATAATCGCTTTTTTGATTACCCACGTTTAAGTAGCGGCTATACCATTTCACAGAAAGAACAATGGGCAATAGAATCTACATACCTGTACACTGGCATTTGGTCTCATGTTTTAAATACTAATGATATTTTAAAGATAGGTAGCACATCAAATGCTATTGGTGAATTAAAAAAGCACATTGTTGATTACAAAAAACGACACCCTTACATGAAATTTTTAACTGCCAAACAATCTACAGAGGCAGCAATGGACTGGCGTTACCAAAGTATTCGTCACTTAAGCTACGAAGGACAATATGAAGTTTCTAGTTCTTTAAATACCGATGAAAAAAAGGACTCGTATTGGCTCATGTATGTAGAAGAAAACAACAATGTCAAAGTACATGAATCACTTTCTCTTGATCAAGCAGAATTTTCTTCAGTTCCTTTATTAAACGGTTTTCTTTATAGTATTAAAACCAAAACGCCGAATATTAGCGTACCAGATATTCGTCCAGAAATAAGAACCCTTATAGGTACCACTTCAACTTTAATTACCAACACCAAAAGCGACTATAAATCTTATAATAAGAGCAAGCAGACTATGGTACCGCTCAAGCAAAAAATCGACAGATTAGTTGTGGAGGAAAAAAGTGAAGAGGCATCAAATTTAATGGAGAAATTATTTAAGGATAACAAATTCATTAATTCTCAACAAATAGTCACTTATGCCAAAAGCATGGAAGCGCAAGGGAAAACCGACCAACTTTGGTCTCAGTTAAATGAATTGTACTTAAAAAATCCTTCTAGCTCATATGCTGATTTTTCTAGAGATATTAGCTCCGTAAGTAATTACCCTTCACCCACAGTTAAAAAAATGTGGATGGAGAGACAAATGGAATGGGGACAAAATGATGTAACCATTTTAAAAGAATACTACGACAATTTCAATACTGATGACAACACTAAAATTATAGAACAAGTTTTAGAAGTGCTTTACACTATAGAGCCTACAGACCAGAATAAGTTTGCGTATTACGAGTTTCTAGCGAAGTCTAATGATGAAGACCTTATTAAAAAATTAGACAACATTGAACCTTGTAGCATTTCTAATAGAGATTTAGCAACATCAATTAGCCAGGTTTATGCAGATAAATTAAATTTTGAAAAGGCTGGTCAATGGCAAAAATGCGGTAACATTTCACCAGAAATTGTTAAAGAATGGAAAGAAAAAACAAGAACAATAGAAAGTAAGAAGTTTACAGATTTTGAATATTATGCAAGGTATTTATTGGTTAATGACCCAGACAAGGCGGTTCAAGAATTAAGGGATATTGAAACATGTAGACCAGACCTTGTAAGATTATCTAAAAACATAGCATTATTATTTGCGGAATATACTCAATACCAAAAAGCTTTAGACTGGAGTACTTGCACAAATACTATACCAGTAGCAAAATTATTAGATTGGAATTTAGAATTTGCAAATGGCAGATATTTAAACAAAGTCTACGAGAACCACATAGAAAAAAATCCTAGAGATTATAATACTATGAGCCACATGGCAAAATTGCTTTTATTAAAAGGTGATGTCAATGGAGCTGGTGAAATTGCCATGAAAATACCACCTTCCAAAATCGATCCTGATTTTAAAATTGCATTTAATAATGAGGTAAAAGCAACATCTGACGAAAAGCAATCTTTATACATCAGTAAGTTTAAGGTTTTAATGGATGATGCCATTGTTAAAAAATCAGAGGTTGAAGCAAGAAAAAAGAAAGGTCATTCCATAGGACTTACCTCAACGGCAATAGCAGATGAATTTAACCCAACATTATTCAATAATACTTTTGACTTTGGGTTCTACAATAAGAAACTAGACTTTCACCAATTTTCTATTGTACAGGGTACTGCTTATTCAGTTTTAAAAGACACTATAGTACCTAATGATATTGGTAGAGACTTATTAGGTGTAGCATATCTTTATAAAAAAGAGTCTAACGAAAAGAGTCCGTTTTATGTTGGTGCGAAAGCAGAACTAGATAACTTCAATAAAATATTCTTTCATTTTAAAACGGGAATAGATTTTATTGGTGACACAAGTAAATCTTCTTTAGTATTAAAAGCACATCCTGTTACAACAGGTCCTGGATATGATTTAAACATTTACGATATTCAAGTAAAAGCTACACAAGAGTTTGAATACTCATCTAATTTAAACCACGAATTTTACATAAAAGCCGATTACTATACCGATAGTCAATACTATGCCATTGGTGGTACGCGAGTAGAATACAATTTATTAAACCTAGACAAATTTAAACTTGGACCCTTAGTCGAAGGTGCTTACGGCGTTGGTTCTGAAGACAGAAGAAACGGATTTCCATATTGGTTGACCGAAGACAGACTTTTTGCCGGTGGCGGATTGCAGTTTCAACTTGGTAATGATGATTCTGATTTTAACCTAAAGAGTGATTTCTCTCTTTTTGCAGAACAAGATGAAGATAGCTTTCAACGCTATGAAGGTGAATTATCATATAGAATTAAGAATTTCACCACCATTAACTTAAACTACTCTTACTTTACTATTGACCAGTTTTTCTCGAATGCTGTTCAGCTAGGTATTCAGTATAACTTTAAATAA
- the hemL gene encoding glutamate-1-semialdehyde 2,1-aminomutase yields the protein MIYQRSSALFAEAKKYIPGGVNSPVRAFKAVGGDPIFVKKAKGAYLYDEDGNKLIDYIASWGPLILGHAYDPVINAVVEKAQNGTSFGMPTEIETDLAKLAISMVPNMDKIRFVNSGTEACMSAVRLARGFTGKDKIIKFAGCYHGHSDSFLIQAGSGAVTFGSPNSPGVTQGTAKDTLLADYNDLAGVKKLVEVNKGELAAIIIEPIAGNMGCIVPTDDFMKGLRELCTQEGILLIFDEVMTGFRLAKGGAQEVLDIKADIVTYGKVIGGGLPVGAFAARTEIMDFLAPDGPVYQAGTLSGNPLAMSAGLAMLTELNNNPEVFKSLADKAEYLHKGIAAVLTEKKVAHQINRYGSMISVHFTDEPVIDFASSAKGNNETFKKYFHGMLERGIYLPPSAFESYFLNDALSYEDLDATISALKELDL from the coding sequence ATGATTTATCAAAGAAGTAGCGCCCTGTTTGCAGAGGCAAAAAAATATATACCTGGCGGAGTAAATTCACCAGTACGTGCATTTAAAGCTGTTGGCGGTGATCCAATTTTTGTAAAAAAAGCCAAAGGAGCTTATTTGTATGATGAGGATGGTAATAAACTAATAGATTATATAGCATCTTGGGGTCCATTAATTTTAGGTCATGCCTACGATCCTGTAATTAATGCAGTGGTAGAAAAAGCACAGAACGGTACTTCATTTGGTATGCCAACTGAAATAGAAACAGATCTTGCAAAACTGGCTATCTCTATGGTGCCTAATATGGATAAAATTAGGTTCGTGAACAGCGGAACAGAAGCATGTATGAGTGCAGTTCGTTTAGCTAGAGGGTTTACGGGTAAAGACAAGATTATAAAATTTGCCGGATGCTACCACGGTCATTCAGATTCGTTTTTGATTCAAGCGGGTAGTGGTGCAGTAACTTTTGGTAGCCCTAATAGTCCCGGTGTTACTCAAGGTACAGCAAAAGATACATTGTTGGCAGATTACAATGATTTGGCCGGAGTGAAAAAATTGGTAGAGGTAAATAAAGGAGAATTGGCTGCCATCATTATTGAGCCAATTGCCGGTAATATGGGGTGTATTGTACCTACGGATGATTTTATGAAGGGGCTACGTGAGCTATGTACCCAAGAAGGCATTTTATTAATTTTCGATGAGGTAATGACCGGATTTCGTTTAGCGAAAGGCGGAGCACAAGAAGTGCTAGATATAAAGGCTGATATCGTTACTTATGGTAAAGTTATCGGAGGAGGATTACCAGTAGGCGCCTTTGCGGCAAGAACAGAAATTATGGATTTTCTAGCTCCTGATGGTCCCGTTTATCAAGCTGGTACCTTAAGTGGAAATCCGTTGGCCATGAGTGCTGGTTTGGCTATGTTGACAGAATTGAACAATAACCCTGAAGTATTTAAAAGTCTGGCTGATAAGGCAGAATATCTACATAAAGGTATTGCTGCGGTATTAACAGAGAAAAAGGTAGCACATCAAATTAATCGTTATGGAAGTATGATATCGGTGCATTTTACTGATGAGCCGGTTATCGATTTTGCTTCTTCAGCGAAAGGTAATAATGAAACTTTCAAGAAATATTTTCACGGTATGTTAGAACGCGGTATTTACTTGCCACCAAGTGCTTTTGAAAGTTATTTTCTAAATGATGCTTTAAGCTATGAAGATTTAGACGCAACCATAAGTGCATTGAAAGAACTTGACTTATAG